CCCAGCGGGTCCTCGTCGCCGCCCATGAGCTGCTTGCGGACGAAGGTCTTGGGGTTGAGGTCCTCGAACTCGAAGTCCTTGAACTCGGGGCCGAGCTCGCTGCGGATGTCCTCCTTCGCGTTGTCGGCGAAGGAGCGGACCTTCCGGATGAAGCCCATGGTGTCCTGGATCAGCTTCGGCAGCTTGTCCGGACCGAAGATGATGATCGCCATCACGATCAGGGTCAGGATCTCCAGCCCACCTACATCGCTGAACACCTTTGCTCCCTAGCTCGTCGGACGACGGTTCCTATCAGGGTAATGGCCACCGGCGAGTCCCTGGTCCACGCTGCGATGAAGCCGTGGTAAAGACCTGCCGGTGGCCGGGTGCGTCGAGCCAGGGGAGGCTGCCTGTCCGGGGGCGCTCCGGGACGGGCGCTAGCGGATCTGCTGGCGCTGGGCGGCGACGCCGCCGGGGCGCTCCGGGGACGACGGCGGGGATGCCTCGCGGGTCGCGGCGATCGGGCGGCCGGGGAAGTCCACCGGGACCTGCGCGTTCATCGGGACGAGGCCGCCCCGGCCGGTACCGGCGTTGCCGCCGGCCGGGCTGACGGTCGTACCGTGCCGGTCCTCGCCCTGCGGGCTGAGCCCGCCGACGCTGCCGAGCGTGACCGCGGCGACGGAGAAGGCGCCCGCCGCGGCGAAGACCAGGCGACGCCCCCGCGCGGGGGTGCGGACGGCGGTGGCGGCCGGCTGCGGCCGGGCGGCCCGGTCCGGTCCGGCGGCGGGCTCGGGGCGGGCGGAGCGCCGGCCCATCAGCGGCCGCAGCCCGGTGCCGCGCCCGAAGGCGCGCGGGTCGACCCCGGGCACCGGGGTGTCCGCGCCGAGCGCGCCCGCGCCGAAGGAGGCCCCGGCGCCGCGGCCGAAGGAGCCGCCGGTGAGCCGGCTGCCGCCGAGCGTGCCGGTGGCGGCGACCCCGCCGCCGGGCAGGTCGTCGTCGTCATCGCGGCGCCCGTGCCCGGGCGGCCAGCCGCCGTCCGCCGGGCCGTCCTCGGGGAGGTTGCCGACGGCCATCAGCCGGGCCATCAGCGAGGAGGACGGGCCGGGCGTGCCGGTGCCGGTCAGCAGGTGCTTGACGGCGCGGCCCTCGTCGGCCTCGGCGAGGCACTGCGGGCAGGTCGCCAGGTGGGCCTGGACCCGCTCGCGCGAGTCGTGGCCGAGTTCGCCGTCCAGGAAGGCGGACAGCCGCTCGCCGAGGTGGTGCTCCTCTGCGGCGGGCTCGGCGGGCCGTACGGGCAGCGCGTGCAGGGCCGTGTCGGCGGGCAGCGCCAGCGCGGGCAGCACGGGCTCACCGGGTTCGTCGGTACCGCGACGACCCGGCAGGGCCCAGCCCCGCCGGTTCAGGGACCGGCCGGACGAGTCCGACCGGTCCGAGCCGGACCGGCTGGTTCCGCTCACGATCGCCTCCGTCCGCGCCCACCGGGCGCGACCGCGACCTCCACCGCGCCGACGCCGACCGGCACCGGCTCCTCCGAGCCGCCGCGGCGCTCACGGCCGGGGGCCGAGCCGGGGGCACGGTGCTTGAGTGCGGCGCGCAGGTGCGAGCGGCCGCGGTGGATGCGGCTGCGGACGGTGCCGAGCTTGACGCCCAGCGTGGCGGCGATCTCCTCGTACGACAGGCCCTCGATGTCGCAGAGCACCACGGCGGCGCGGAACTCCGGGGCGAGGGTGTCCAGGGCCTGCTGGACGTCGGCGTCGAAGTGGGTGTCGCTGAAGTGCTGCGCCGGGCTGGGCTCGCGGGAGGCGAGCCGCTCGGCCGCGTCCTCGCCGAGCGCGTCGAAGCGGATGCGCTGGCGGCGGCGGACCATGTCCAGGAACAGGTTGGTGGTGATCCGGTGCAGCCAGCCCTCGAACGTGCCGGGGGTGTAGGTGGACAGCGAACGGAAGACCCGGACGAAGACCTCCTGGGTGAGGTCCTCGGCGTCGTGCTGGTTGCCCGTCAGACGGTAGGCGAGCCGGTACACGCGGGCGCTGTGCGCCTCGACGATCTCCTCCCAGCTGGGCGGAGTCCAGGTCTGCGCGTCGGGGCCCTCGGCGAAGGTCGCGAGGGCGGGGGCCTCGGTGGTACCGGCAGCCGGCGTCTCGGCGGCGGGCTGGTCCAGATCGGAGTGCGCAGGCTGGTTCATCACGGGCTTCGGCGTACGGGCCGACGCGGTGCCGCGGGAGTGCCGCCGCACGGGGACGTCGCCCTCGGCCACACCTCCTCGGTCGGCTCTTCTGCCCAGCAGGGCCACCACCATATCCACCTCACCCGTCAAGCCCGGA
The genomic region above belongs to Streptomyces sp. 1331.2 and contains:
- a CDS encoding sec-independent translocase; its protein translation is MFSDVGGLEILTLIVMAIIIFGPDKLPKLIQDTMGFIRKVRSFADNAKEDIRSELGPEFKDFEFEDLNPKTFVRKQLMGGDEDPLGLKDMKDSLDIRSVLDDKPAAPVNGRSGSVSFEKSAPAPASAGAPLTAGERPPFDPDAT
- a CDS encoding zf-HC2 domain-containing protein is translated as MSGTSRSGSDRSDSSGRSLNRRGWALPGRRGTDEPGEPVLPALALPADTALHALPVRPAEPAAEEHHLGERLSAFLDGELGHDSRERVQAHLATCPQCLAEADEGRAVKHLLTGTGTPGPSSSLMARLMAVGNLPEDGPADGGWPPGHGRRDDDDDLPGGGVAATGTLGGSRLTGGSFGRGAGASFGAGALGADTPVPGVDPRAFGRGTGLRPLMGRRSARPEPAAGPDRAARPQPAATAVRTPARGRRLVFAAAGAFSVAAVTLGSVGGLSPQGEDRHGTTVSPAGGNAGTGRGGLVPMNAQVPVDFPGRPIAATREASPPSSPERPGGVAAQRQQIR
- the sigE gene encoding RNA polymerase sigma factor SigE, translating into MNQPAHSDLDQPAAETPAAGTTEAPALATFAEGPDAQTWTPPSWEEIVEAHSARVYRLAYRLTGNQHDAEDLTQEVFVRVFRSLSTYTPGTFEGWLHRITTNLFLDMVRRRQRIRFDALGEDAAERLASREPSPAQHFSDTHFDADVQQALDTLAPEFRAAVVLCDIEGLSYEEIAATLGVKLGTVRSRIHRGRSHLRAALKHRAPGSAPGRERRGGSEEPVPVGVGAVEVAVAPGGRGRRRS